TCAATTAATAGCATCCCTAGCCTGAACTGACATTGCAAGAAGGTTCGGGGGAAAGAGCTTTGGATTGTGTTTAGGTTTTGTAAGTATTCAATGAGATTGAAACTCACCTTAaagaaaaaatgatgaaaagttGATCATGGCCCTGACACTTTTCGACATATCTATTCTCTTTCATTGACAAATATTCTCCGTATTGACAGATCTAGACTTTAAGGAACATGTAATTGGTGACAAATAACGCATGCCCGCTGTTACAAAATGCCATCTTTCTTTTGACTTGAGATTTAATCAAAGGATGCAGCTATCttcaattcatttcatttatttgttgtaGTTTTTCACAACACGGAACAATgaatatatcaaataaataaGACTAACAGATGTGAAAGGAAGAGATATAAAAGTCCTTGTGAGCTAAGCAAGTAGAAACATAACtggaaaagaagaagagaaagaaggggaagaaagaaaacCTCCTAAACGTACCCCTACCCGACCAAAGCACCACCCCCGTCCTACCACGACCCTCAACCTACCAACACTCACGAGAAAACAACGGTTGCGATCAATAAAACATTGTTAGGTAAAATTGAAAGTACAATTTCAGGAAGCTTATTCCACAATTAGGTAGAGCTGTAAGTGAGACTATGCCTGCTACGGGAAGTTGAGCGAAAGGGGGTACGTAGACGATTAGGCGTTATTTATGAAAGGCGTTATATACTACCATGGTATTATATAACTGCTGATGGAATGGGGAAGGAGTGGcatggggggggtgggttgtgCAGCAAGAACTTCCATTTGAGAGCGATATATTATCCAGCTCGTCCTCGTTGCAAGGTTGCTCAACTGCGGTTAAATTTATCATATAGGAATTTGCCAAtggaccccacccccccccctccatttacCAAGTCTGCGTTTTGATGGCTATCATAAGAATGGTTACCTAGTCCATCGTAGCATACTCCGCTGGCTTCCATTTGGTCCATTGACTGCTTAATATGGTTTGTTCTATACATGTTTTTTTATCTTAAATCGTAGTTTTTGGCAACCCCATTAAATATTACAACACACTTTCTCTTTGCAATACCGCCCTCTTCCCTCGGACAGACCAGTGACAAGAGCACAAATCGACGTCAGCCCGTTACATTGAGCCGTAACATCAGGTCGATCAGGTCTATACCGATGCATGATTTTATTAGGTGGATACGCAATTGTTTTCTATCCTCTGGCTACACTTCAAGGATCTCGATCACACGTGACACACTCATCAGGACCTAGGAgtttattttccaaaaatacAGCCGGTTTAAATTGCTCCAGCCCCtatttaaaagtgaaatttgcAACACTAAGAAATATAGAGCTATATAAGTTATCAtggcaaaaaaataataaaaaaataaaaataataataaaaaaataaaaagttccCTTTTAAGGAAGTCCATTTCTAgatttttcaaaacatttcgcTGAACCGCAAATTTTTTTCTCCTGAtaattccttccttttttttaaatgtatgtCAAATGCAGTGATGGAatccaattatttttttttcttgtgcaaACAGATATTTGCAAATAATAGTTATTTCGAGAACACTAAAAGAAATTCTTATATTTTTGTCCTGCATCCTGCATTACCCTGCATTTCTTCCATCCTGCAGAAATATTTGAACAGAACGTTTCTGATGATTCCTATATCAACTCGTTGCATATCACATAACATGGTTCATTACAGAAAAGGATTAAACGCATTGTTTATCAAATAGCTAATTACGTTGCTAACACTTTCCCAGCCAGTTCGGAAATACCAGCAGCTTATGATTATGTAACAGGTGTTACGAAGTCCAGATATTATGGATTGGGGAAACGAACACAATAAAGTAGATAAGATAGGTATTGTCTTTAAAATGAATCTAATCCGTGTCTCttggtaaaacaaaaacatataacGTAGTATTAATGCATTACGTACCGGTATACTTACAGTTAGCTTAACGCGCGAACGTACCTCGGCTACAGCTGGGCTCTTCGTCGGGGTGTCACGTCCAGGGAAATCGGTGTGCGGTCAAGTAACAGGGCGAGTGTGTCTGGAAGCTTCGGGAAGGCgctttaagtaaaaaaaaaaaggccggAAGAGCACAGGACCATATAAGGTAAATAACAGTTCCAGAAGAAAACACGAACATGGTGGTATCCAAAAGACAATTAAGACAGACTCACACATATATTGGTTGGTCTTGTGAAGAAAGGCCGGAACGGAAAGATGGGTTTTTCTTAGTAATACGCAGACTCCATGGTTATTTCGACGTGACGTGACGTACAAGCTGGTACCACTAGGAGAAGAGAGCGAGCCACTCGTTGCAAACTAATTCATATAACATTCTGTAAGGTTACTCGACCATACCTTGGAACTGCACTGATTGTGCTCTACGTttacaaattagcataataatacatGACCATTGAAGACGTGCATAACAGCAATTAACGTAGAAAACCTTTAAAGCAACATGCTGTATCATAATACAGGTCAAAGGGTCGACTGTGAATAGTAGCGTCACTCGACACATATGCACACACTATAGCGTTGTAACTCTAAATATCGATCGTTATATGTACTGaagtatttcttatttttttcgcAACGGGGAATAAAATATCCATCGATGATATTAAGATATGGACGGTTTAGGCTTTGAAGAGCTTTCTAAGGGAGCGAGGACTTAAATTATCAGGATGAAAAGAAGAACTTGTCGCACTTGTTTTCGCTGCGAAGAGATTGCCTCAGCTTGCCCCAACGTTGGAACAACAACGTACTCTGAAGTAGCGACATAAACGCAAAACAAATAGTATACATACTGATGAATATGATCTGCAACTGGTTGTAAAAGCGAAAgtatttgaagtaaaaaatCGATCCAAATTCGTTGTCTTATGATCATtaacatacaagaaaaaaatcttgaaGAGATGATTTTCTATCGTATCAACATGTTTTTGTATAACAAGAATaaacataataacaataataatatcaataataacaataggaataataataataataacaataataacaaaaattgcaataataacaataataagaaaTACATGTTCATTAACAAACCTGTTTTAGTAACTATAATATGACAAGCTACGACGATATTCCccatgaataattcattgttGCTAACGTTCTATATATTCGCATAGATACTATGCGACAAATTACATACTAAATAATTTTAGCGTTCATACCGCGAACCCAGTACCATTATCACATCCGGACGTCTTTATTCCTGATGTCTAACGCAAAATTACATCTTTTCCTATGTAGGGAAGTATTTTTACTTACTTTCTGGACtaccaaaataaatataatgtttaTCATCTTAACGATTTTCCCGGAAATTCTCGGCTTCATCTCGTTCGTTATTACTACAGTATGCCCGCAACGACAACAACACAGATTTTATACACAAATGACCCAAAGCGGAGGTCAAGCACATAGAAAAATTTCGCGCATGCTTAAGTTGCATCTCCGAACAGGCTTATTGGGTACATGGAATACACAGTTGACTTTggattatgtttttgtttacattaaaaggTCATCGGAGATTTGATAACTAGAACCAATATTCTTCATAAAATagtaacaaaatatatagtACATTAAGCAAATGAGCTGGTATAGAATCCAAAATGAATGCAAAGTTTTTAATACATGATTTTCTTTGTTTGGCAAACCGAAGTTAATATCCTTTTGATTATCTAGTTATATTTGACCTTTTCTACTTAGGTTTGCACAGATTTGGCAAAAGACATGAGCAAAGTTCTTATTCAGCCTTCAGGTTAAATCCATGTACATTTTGCAGCGTGTTGTTCATTTTAAGAGGGAGATTTTTCATGTGAGTTAAGGTTGATGGGAGGGGAAAGCAGTCACTGAATAAAAAGCTGAGAATATAACACTTGATGCTTGGCAAGACTGAACTAGCAGTAGCAAATATGATTATAGCGGTTCAGTCTCACATTccattttcctcaaaatgatcAATATGATGATATGAATAATTCAACGGATGGAAAGATTCCTATTATTTCTTGATGTGAGAGAAAGGGTGATCTAGTTAATTGTTATCTCATTTCCTCCCATATGCCTCGTATTTCTTGTACCAACAACCTGACTACCCGAGAGGTTGTAACATAATTTCACAATCCGTCCGCTACATTGTGACGACAGTACAGTATGTCAACCCGATACACACAAAGAACACAGTTACTCCTGTAactcttaaagttttgtaccgcAGTAagaactggatcgtgctataaatcggtagcatgtgctattagaattacagtaagaactgaggatatttgtaaattccaacaaatccagttttaGGGATttattgggattacacatatcctcagttctaactgtaaacctaatagcacatgctaccgatttatcagatttgtcagcacgatccagtatttactgtggtacaaaactttcagATATAcggtagttactgtaatctctgtgtgaatcggctggtaTGTCGACCATACCGATACAATGACATCATTTTATCAGGTAGATACACATTTCATTCCGTAGCCACTGTATTCACTTTACACTACATTGTGGCACGCGACATTACTACATTACTACAATTTCACATTAATTATCTAATGACCAGAAACAATAGGTAGAATTATGGTAAACACGTATTGTTTCTACATTATTAGATGACGATATTTCTAATACGTGCATTACAAAATGGTTCTTAATCCCTACTGTAAGTTGAAAGGAACGACGACAGGTCATCAATTCTTCTGTCTGTTGATACCAGAAAGGCGGACTGCTTTAGCTTCACTTCATTTCCAGCGGTCAAACCTGCAAGAACTAAACGACGACAACTCTGCAAGATGACTTTctttatcatattttacattattggAACTTTCGTCTCAAGTATCCAAGCTTCAGAAGCGGTAAGTTGGCCATTTTCATTACTATAAAATTCCGTTGATGTAGTTTTGTGCAGAATTAACAAAAGGCGATAACTCTTTTCAAATTATACTCCATTCAATCTCTCCCGAATACCGGTAGTACAAGTTAATTTGCAGtagtacaaaatgtaaattgtcaaATAATTTTCTTACAAATTCTTTATTTCCAATGTCGCAGTACATAAATTCCCATAATTTTCACTTCCAAGAATAATGATTGTtcttgctaacagttttataaaTAGGTAATGTGAGTTGTTCGGTAATAGGTCCAGAATAGTTGAAGTAACTCATTTAAGGAATTCACTGCGTAGAGGGTTAAAATCAAAGTGGGTCGGAGAAGAAGACCTTACTTCAAGTCCTGTACCATTTCTGGTTGATTATACCATGCGATTCGATTACATGAAGGCTGCAACCCTATAAACACAAACAAGCTCTAAATTGTACCTTATAAGGTctcaatttcaaacaataaGAAAGAGAAACGTTAATTTATAGTTAGTGTGTCCATTTCACGATCTGATGACCATTTAAAATAATAGCAGAAAACCAGGGTAAGTCTACTTGAACTATTTTTGCATCagaaaaattatgtaaaataaatttaaagatAAATTAGAAGTTATGAATTTCAATCTGTCACGTTATGTAACGATCTCTAACTTTTAGgttaaaaattcaaatatttgcaatgaaCACGTTAACCTTAAAGAATATCATGCATACATGCAATTAGGTTGTAAGTAAACCCACTCTCTAACAAACGATTAACAATGGCAACAAGTTAGTGAAAGATAATAGTAAATGATTTTATATGTCAGTGTTCCTTAGTTGCATATATCACAAGGTCATATCGTGTCCATATTGTGTAACTTACTATTCGTATAATAAAGGCCAATTTTAAGAgttcagaccccccccccccacaatttcttttaattctaccaatatattgttttcttgtttggtGTGGCTTGTTTctgatacacacacacacacacacatctatatatatatatgtatgtgtgtgtgtgtattatatataaccactcaataaataaaatggaTATTCCGTCGGCCGACTATGAGCCATATATATGGAGAAGGAAATCGTCTACACTATTTGAAAACCCGATCTCAATATTGTATTTCCAGCTCAATGTATCGTTGATTAAAGGGAAGCTATTTTGACGGGCTAAAGCTCGGTTTTCCCCTTGGAGTTGATCACAGTCGGTAGCCTGCAATTTTATTAACGACAAATGTTCTTTAATCGCTTAAGGTATTTCCATGCACCGTCTCCCTTTCGAGAAAAATTCAAAGAGTACTTAGCCATTCGTTGATCTgcttatgaaaataaaacattggtTGGGTGGAAAACTATAAGTCGTCGAAACAAAACCCGTTAACATTCGTTACTCTTTTGCGactgaatttaaaacaaaaagcatGCATATAATCAATAGCTACGTGATCAATCTATAGTGCAGTTTTCCTGTACTTGTTTTAATTACAGAGAAATGGAGATGTTGATGGATTTTCTACAAGGAATAGAAGAAATACTGATTCAGGTATAAAGGAATATTTTTTATCCAAACATGATGATTTAGGAAAGATTTCCTGACTGAGGAAAATTCATGGGAAAGACATGCTGCAGTGGAAATGGACAACAATTGTAGCTCATGCTTAGTAGTACTTGTCTGTATATAGTTAACATAGACAATAAGGATGAGTTTCAACAGACATTTCTGTAACAAGATAGTTTGACATTTTTGACCGTATActtaaaaatgataattatttAGTAACTAAATATGTCATGAAAAATTAGTATTTGCAATTTTCATACAGCATAGGTCCTACAGTACGTCTTATGGGGGAATTAAGATGTTCATATTGTATTGTTCAatgcttctttttcttattcTCAGATGCGTCATATTACTTCTATCAGCAACCTGACTACCCGAGAGATTGTAAGGAAGTCTTTGAACAATGTGACGGGGAATCTTCTGACGGGGTCTACCTCATACAACCAGACTCATATATGGAGCCATTTGCTGTATATTGTAACAACACTGTAGATGGCGGAGGCTGGCtggtatttacttttttatttcatctGTTTTCTCGTTTTATATCTAGAAGATAAATCAAGATGTAGATGGAAAAGACTGACTGGTAACTTAGTTTATGTGTAACATAATATTTCTCTTGCATTATCAGTAGATTAGATGGATACAAAATACAGCCATAGGTATATTTATCCCTTATATTTAGTATAGACATTGCCTAGGACAGTGAAAATGCTTTATCTTTTAGCTTAAGTTTAACAAGAATagtttgtttctcctttttgtTTGATTAGTAACTCAAGCATAACGACCACTGCACTCAGTCAATTTAACCGGCTTATTagataattttgataaatgtGTACTTTTTTATGTGTACTACTTTAATTCATTCGATGCTAACAACTTATAACAACGTTGTTTATAAGCTACTATATCAATCGATCTCAAATCTTAAACTAATTGTTCAAATCTTGTACAAGGTTTGCTTGCATGCAATGTGACTACTACTGACGGATgacaatattgaagaaaaaacacaaatgtGGAGCatcgaatatattaattaattatatactAATATGCTCATGTCGTGTTAAACGCAATTAGGATGGTCTGTTAATCTGTGTACTTgcaatatttatgtatgtaacGTATGGCATTTGCTACATTTGTTAAATGGTAattgaagcaaaacaaaaatcaaatcaaCTGCTCTGAACAAAgttactttatatttatttacttcatGATGATCAAAAATCGTTTTCAGCGTTTTTAGCCTTTATAGCAAAGAACACTTTAATGGGCTGAGGTATGACAGCGCTTGTGTCCCTGAAGAATCACCACTTATCGGATCCCTTTTTAGGCAATAACTTATTTGTTCTTTAAATAACCAAACATTCATTCTTTCGCAGTCAGTTTTGCCTACGcaaaaaataattcaatttttgATAAAATGTGAAACATGACATCTTTCATACTAAACATAACTCATATATGaattatattttaaagattATTCAACGCCGATTCGATGCAGGAGTTGATTTTAATCGAGATTGGATGGAATACAAACAAGGGTTTGGGTTCGTTCATCGAGAATTTTGGCTCGGTAACGAAAAACTGGCCTACATTACAAATCAAAAGGACTATGAACTACGAATTGACTTTGTTTCCAGGAGCGATGATCATCCTTACTTTGCAAAGTACAATCTTTTCCGTGTCAGTGATGAAGGTACCAAATACAAGTTGGTGGGTCTGGGTGAATACGATTCTTCAAGTACAGTAGGTTCGTATACATTTGGAAATATTAGTTGGTTTGCTTGACACTAAATGAGGAACTTTAACTACGGTATATTTGACTGACTGCAAAGCATTTAATCTCTTTTGTGATATTTGCGTTACAGCATTCCTGCGATTCCATCGTCCAATTCAATGGCAGGATTTCTTCACATATAATCAGTTAGATTTCAAttggttataaaaaaaatggcacTGCCTTTTTCAGATCTGTTGCAACCTCATTTTGCGAACAGAAATCACATTTTACAGATGACATATTGCAATGGTTCGGGAGGACATTTTCTCTAATCTGGCTCACAATTTGCACATTTTGAGATTCTCAATTTTGTTACTTATAATGCAACATTTCAGCTGTTTGTCTAAAGATACCGTTGTAATGTCTCTGCCATCCATATATTCTTTCAGAGTTGTCATTTACACTGTTTGACCTATACATGACTCTTAATCATGATTCTTTAAGCTGTTATCGTTGTAGATGCTTCTTAACATAATTATGTTGACATGAGTTATGAAGCCGTCATGGCTGCATATGCTTCCGTATAGCAACATTCATGAACTGAAAAATTATCGTAATACACCATTCAATTCTCAACATGTTTATTGATGATGTCATCGTGGTATATGCTtctaagatatatatatatatatatatatatatatatatatatatatatatatatatatatatatatatatatatatatatatatatatatatatatatatatatatatatatgaaaattgtaatgagttggaaaatcaagaacagtgaaaaaactttcagcctccaccgcgATTCGAACCATTACAAAGGTGtattacgatatatatatatatatagttaatgaGTTAACTTCATATCAATAACCATAACATAAAGTCTAAATAAGTCAAAGAGTTTTGATTGCATCCACAAAACATTCCATATcgacctttaaaaaaaaaagacttaagCTACATTAAACTGGCAATTAGAGGTACCAGTTATAAAACACTAAACGCTTTGAGGAAAGCATGAAGCGAAGAACGTTACAGGCATCGGCTGGGTCGCTTCTATCCTAAAAACTACCAGTCCTTCTCAAATTGATTTGACGTATGGAGTTTTGCGTTGCTCCTTTTCGATAAGTTAATAAACAGGTGAATGTCTATGCTATTGATATACAGAATAATGAtacgactccccccccccccctcaccttccTATCATTTCATGATACTTCGTAAAATAATCAATTTACATGAGTTGGGTTACTACTTTCAAAGCGGGAACTGGAATTTGTAACTAATTGTTCTAGGCATATACTTAAACAATATTACAAGAAACAACCTACTGTTTAATTCAATTAAGGGCGTATTGTTACTTATTTTAACATCTTCTCCGTTGAACTGTCCACTGGATGTATGAtagtattttttaaatttatagttTGCTTTGTAATAAGTAACCATATCACAAAGAATCAAATACGATAAGAACTTCAACGGTCGCATTAAACTATAAACTAAGTAAATGCATTACAGACCTTATATCGTGGCAAGTTATTATTATCAAGCTCAGATAATTTTAATAACTTTTCGTTATTCCTTCCTTGCTATTGCTAGGTTATGATGCCATGGATGCTCATAGAGGACAGCCATTTTCTACGAAAGATCGGGATAACGAAGCCCACTCTTCCTATCACTGTGGCAGGAGTTATGCTAATGGATGGTGGTTCCATGGCAGTAATGTGAACGGTCGGTACTGTTATCATACAATGCCCAACTACCCTTGGAGTTCTTATGGTCCTTATTATCTCAACTTCCCCGGTGGTAATcataatatacagtacatagAGATGAAGATACGTCCACTGTAGGACAAAAAGAAATGGAACCGTTCACACCGCAAAATCAACTGATTTCACTTAGTACTGTCACATAAAAAGCTGGTGACGGAACTTTTGTAGACATTTCTCATGCGATCATAATCAGAATATGCGTGAATATGTTGATCCACGTTTAGTCAACACGAACCAAGTTGTGATAGTGATAgtatatttattatatgtttACATTACAGGGAATGAAGGACATTACAATTATCAAAAGATAAATGTCTATTACTAAAGTAATACAGTTAAACGGAATTCAGCTGTAAAATGACCAGCTACTTTAATACGTGACTATCAAAACCTGTTTCACGTTTTGCTTCAATATTAGAAAGGCATGTTTGTTATactacttttatatatttggtACTGAAAATGGTCAAGTAACATGGACGTTATTGCTGTCCTGGAGTGCAAAATGTTGAGTTAATAACAAGCGTATACATTAAAAAACTTCTATGACTCgtatattttaaagttttcataTAAAGTACTACTTTGCAATACAGTTGGATTAAGAAATACCCAATTTGTAATCAATCCACACCCCATAATAAAGGACGCATTTTCAAGAAATCTAGTATATATTAACACATAACATTGTCCAAAGATTGCCTCATCAACTTTCTAAATGTACAGCAACATATTAGGGAGCAGCTTTGACAATTTTCGTATGATGTTGCAATAACAGATCTTTTTACTGCCTTTCCGTTTGAAAAAATCCTTACCCATTGACAAGGCGATATACAATCTGGTTGAACATCCTGTCCTACCCCGCTGTCTGCAGTGCCCTCCCACCATTTGGGCCACCATCATGTACAAATAAAATCACACAAGTTAGaaacagtcccccccccccccaacccataaTTTCTGGCGAAGGCTCTACGTAGGTCATGGATTGTCAGTTTTGTACTGCGTGAAAAGGACTAAATGAGAGAAGGTACATATGACCGCTGTTGAAAGTGGTAACTCGTAGGAATAAAGGAGAGGGATATGAGGTAGTAAGGCTGAAGTGCTGAGTTAAGTTTATACTtgaatattaacataattaacGTGGGTCTTGGGGGTATTATAGATGAGGGCTTAAGCAGATCAAAGTGAAACGCTTCGCTACGTAATGATTATAACTATTTTGAAATTCTGGAAATGGGCGAAATAAAAACCAAGGCTGTATAGTAAATAGGATTATTCTCATTTTTCAGCAATTCGAGTCTTGATGCACATGGTCAAGATTAAATTACATGATTTGGTTCCAAGTTGTCTTATCATATTTACTGCCTTTTATTAAAGGTATCTGGCTGCAATAAACTAAATCATATATTTAGCACAATGAAAAACGTTGTCATGAAGAAGTTACCTAAGAAGACCAATGACAACAATGCCCATTGTAGATTCCATTACCACAACCATTACATCTTACCTCGGGAAGAAACTTACTCTTAAATGAGTGTAGTAAACCAAAACAGAATAAATTCCAATTAGTCACAAATGTTGCACACGTTATACTACACTGCTCCACCACCCAAACTaacatcatttgtttattttttcatacTGGTACGTACTACCCTAATGATTCAATCATATTGGCTACTTCTCATTTAATGTATTTTATGAGGCGAATATACCCTATAGGTACGACCGCGCATTAATTCGTGGATAGGAGTATTATTAGTCGATCTCTGGAAAGTCATATTAAGACAGAAATTCTTGCCCTTAATATCCGGATCTAGTTTTACGAATCTAATGACATGGAACTCATTACATGGGGAAGGTGAGGTAAACTGCATATACTGCTGATTCATTTCCCTCAAAAAACACCAGTGACATTGGGGAAGGACTAAACCCATTACCAGAGTCCGTCGATTCGAGGCTGGTGGATCTTCGATGCTTCGGTAACAAATAACCTTTCACAATGTGTTTCCTTTTTATTGTGAGGGGTTTCTAAATCAAAAGATTCATTCTTCCATGAGCTATCGTTGTGGAAAGAGCTGAACTCAAAATGAAGTTGATCGTGCTATTATCTGTAACCGCGGTAGTTTTCCACGACATTCAAGCGATAGCAACTGATGAAGCGGTAAGTTCATTTTCCTTAATTTGTACCTTTTCTAATAATGTCAAAGTAATCTCTAGTGTAATTTGAAAAGAGGTTTCCTTCATAGAACAGTAACACTTGGTTGTTGtgtttcaaaagtttcaaatttgATAATTGACAATTGATTCTGAAGTAATTTTACTTCATTGCTAGTAAACCTACTATAAATACAGGGCAATTTATCAATCTTTCGAAAGGCTTTTTAATAAGCTACTATGACAGTTTTACATGTGATCTTCATAAGGACTTTTATTTTGACTACATGGATAATACTTACATGTACATTGTTGTCTTAAAATGGTACAACTAATATGACTTCAAGTTGGTTTTGTTAAACATCgtttcaaaattgtcaaattataAGA
This window of the Apostichopus japonicus isolate 1M-3 chromosome 9, ASM3797524v1, whole genome shotgun sequence genome carries:
- the LOC139974257 gene encoding fibrinogen-like protein A, which produces MTFFIIFYIIGTFVSSIQASEARNGDVDGFSTRNRRNTDSDASYYFYQQPDYPRDCKEVFEQCDGESSDGVYLIQPDSYMEPFAVYCNNTVDGGGWLIIQRRFDAGVDFNRDWMEYKQGFGFVHREFWLGNEKLAYITNQKDYELRIDFVSRSDDHPYFAKYNLFRVSDEGTKYKLVGLGEYDSSSTVGYDAMDAHRGQPFSTKDRDNEAHSSYHCGRSYANGWWFHGSNVNGRYCYHTMPNYPWSSYGPYYLNFPGGNHNIQYIEMKIRPL